GGCCGCCCGCCGGGGTTGCCGGGCTGCCCCGGTAGGAAGCCCTGGCCGGTGACGCTCGGGCGCGCTGATATCCCGTTGTTCTGAACGCTCATGGCAATGACGTTGGCTGCGCGGGCGCGGACCCCTGCTGACATGAGCGGCTCCGGGGCCCCGGCGTCCCCCATGGGGGACGCCAATATCCGGGACGAGGCGCGTCAGGCTACCGCGGCGGTGGCCAACGGCCAACTGTATAATGCGGGTGACGGGCTCCCGGCACCAGTTCGGCTATCGAGCACACTTACACGCGGCCCCGCCGCCCTTCTCCTAGAATGTACTGTATGCGATCGTCCTACGACGCCCCGTCGCACGAGGATGCGGGTGAACGCCGCGAGTCCCAGCCTCGCACGTACGTTGGAACTGGCGCGTTCAACCGATCGTCGGCTGTCCCGCATCCGGAGATGCGGCCGTTGTTCGACGCGAGGGCTTCCCATCGTCTGGCCGAAGTGCCACTGCCATCCGCTGAACACCATCGACGATCGCGCGTTCGTCGAAGGCGGCGTAGCCCAGTAACAGCGCGCGCTTCCGGACTTTCTCCACGCAGCACACTGAGAGCGGTGTGACGTCAATGCCCTGGGAAGCGCAACGTTGTGCCGCCTCCGCGTCACTTGCCGGCCCGACGAGCCGACCAACTAAGTGCATCCCTGCTTCCGCGGCGTCGACTTCGAGGAGGTCCGTCAGCCACCGCTTTGCGGCTTCCACCAGACGGCCTTGACGTTCCTCGTACAGGGAACGCGTGCGTCTGATATGGCGGCCAAAGTGCCCTTCGGCGATGAAGTCGGCGAGTACGGCCTGGTTCGGAATCGGAGGATAGTAGCCCGTCAAGAAACTCGCCCGGGAAAACGCATCGATCAGGTCTGACGGCACGACGAGGTACCCGAGACGTAGCCCCGGAAACAGCACCTTGCTGAACGTCCCGAGGTAAATCACCCGTCCTTTGCGGTCCAGGCCCTGTAAGGCGGGCAGAGGTTGGCCGCGGTACCGGTACTCGCTGTTGTAGTCATCTTCCAAGATCCACGCGTTGTGTTCGCCGGCCCACTGCAGCAGTAACAATCGTCTGGCGACACCCATGGTGGCGCCGAGGGGGAACTGATGGCTCGGGGTGACGAACGCCAATCGCGCGTGTGCGCATCGCGTGATAGCAGCCGTGACATCGAGTCCTTCAGCATCCACCGACACGGGGATCAACCGTGCACCGGCCGCACGAAAGAGGCCGTGCGCCCCTGGATACCCTGGATTTTCTACCCAGACCGCGGCCCCCGGCTCAAGGA
This is a stretch of genomic DNA from bacterium. It encodes these proteins:
- a CDS encoding PLP-dependent aminotransferase family protein, which gives rise to MKLSAPVSLVGLQLHRDSATPLHRQLYDGLRQAILAGQLVSGARLPSTRSLADILEISRNTVLLAYDQLLIEGYVHGKVGAGTYVTNCFPDGFLRPHLSLPPGGPGRAPSRRGRILRRLGQRRTTASNDTPLRPFRTGVPALDVFPWKLWGRLLARRWRSLSPSLVGGKHPLGYRPLRELVAAYLRDARGLFCTSDQVILVGGSQQGLDLAARVLLEPGAAVWVENPGYPGAHGLFRAAGARLIPVSVDAEGLDVTAAITRCAHARLAFVTPSHQFPLGATMGVARRLLLLQWAGEHNAWILEDDYNSEYRYRGQPLPALQGLDRKGRVIYLGTFSKVLFPGLRLGYLVVPSDLIDAFSRASFLTGYYPPIPNQAVLADFIAEGHFGRHIRRTRSLYEERQGRLVEAAKRWLTDLLEVDAAEAGMHLVGRLVGPASDAEAAQRCASQGIDVTPLSVCCVEKVRKRALLLGYAAFDERAIVDGVQRMAVALRPDDGKPSRRTTAASPDAGQPTIG